A genomic segment from Tuwongella immobilis encodes:
- a CDS encoding RNA polymerase sigma factor translates to MSTIDDFRELIRRVRSGDAAAAKILVDQYSSQILRTIRVQMNNPRLRRTVDSHDICQSVLGDFFARVALGQYNLKEPDDLVRLLVTMASNRVTHHARRSNALKRGKEYHQESSDGVLVSLQSKDSPPSDQLIRKEILEQIVNNLPPELVAIHRARIVEGKSWAEIAAELGESVAAVSKRYHRALNEQFARLNMTTFEVDPIDAGD, encoded by the coding sequence ATGTCCACAATCGACGATTTCCGGGAGCTAATTCGACGAGTCCGCTCGGGGGATGCCGCTGCGGCCAAAATCTTGGTCGACCAATACAGCAGTCAGATTCTGCGCACCATTCGCGTGCAGATGAACAACCCGCGCCTGCGCCGCACGGTTGATAGCCACGATATTTGCCAATCCGTACTGGGGGATTTCTTCGCGCGGGTAGCGCTGGGACAATACAATCTGAAGGAGCCAGACGATTTGGTACGACTACTCGTCACCATGGCCAGCAATCGCGTGACACATCATGCCCGCCGCTCCAATGCGCTCAAACGCGGAAAAGAATATCATCAAGAATCGTCCGATGGAGTGCTGGTGAGCCTGCAATCGAAAGATTCGCCGCCGTCGGATCAACTGATTCGCAAAGAAATTCTGGAACAGATTGTCAACAATCTGCCGCCGGAATTGGTGGCAATCCATCGGGCGCGGATCGTTGAGGGAAAATCCTGGGCCGAGATTGCCGCCGAATTGGGTGAATCGGTGGCCGCCGTCTCCAAACGCTACCACCGCGCACTCAATGAGCAATTCGCCCGCCTGAACATGACCACCTTCGAAGTCGATCCCATCGACGCCGGCGATTGA
- a CDS encoding serine/threonine-protein kinase, translating to MVDESKGMHASDAPDADAPRGWDAHARPHQAAEPNSAPSRGDPSSSAPSSGDPVSADLPNSAPLNSVPPSSAPPSTNLPNSNEFHASGALTAGPGDTDLQPPFQTPNTWQLNPLQSNPLAMDAGNAACQFPPEAIATTPLPITPIRVPRVDSDRPSWLPQTIGRFPILRLIGEGGFGTVYLAKDLTLNRDVAVKVPRLDRGWNPQYRNRLMSEAEAAGRLDHPALVPIYAVEMLDADVPILISQYVPGITLHDWIQQHRRAGKFPPWVEVLACLAEIADGLAHAHDRGVIHCDLKPSNILLELGDPRKPRLTDFGLARLQRECPSQQTQTVENKQLLGTPPYMSPEQARNRRLVTRPSDLYALGVVLFESLCGRTPWTEDELLDEPWRLQEETAPSIAKYRPDTPKNLQLVVSHCLAKSPQARYGDAAILAADLRNVQRGEPISFQSPSLWQHWQRWCRRHPMQATGILTAMLVLMGGVLAIAWQNSMLQIRNQRIEDLLAKSEADGTALKQHQRVLRQQNYSLVMRDIRELPDSGRRAELLRGLKQLIPVDGEVDLRGFEWFYLRHLAQAPQRVLTGHRGDVYGVHFSPDGKLLLSRGKDGTLRFWDPERGVPLREPLIAHRAEVNDIAWTEDGRQFATCSDAGEVRLWDRETGQLLAECAVPDSMVYSVAFLVDSEQIVFADNRTRIRHWNRKTGTVSEVSTDANSISVVRYAREAANIQNVFVLADDARIQRYRLTWNHATQRLHAERQEVWNDDKQRNLTPLNSPNRVITSGPGPGPLWLHDFASKQRIALAEYLRIGNWDSHLLAPDQVSMYIGNRNGTIRRLTLDTMASTAMWNVVDGRIWSLAIDPNSRYLAVACSNGTVQLWDPQRLVDADAIWPNRPYRPTIDWGGILGSGIEPVRHLLPKRPAEIPRVQTVPGQSSMLVQVRERYTKSERDSGDVDPDSTSNHRLQLWDIHPPRLRNWIDLPPEIVQDAEKPHWAVLPRGNGLVQVESESGRLLFRSLPDFAVTDEVATRFPASQYGLRTGPIVVSDSVVSWMPVGRPEAMIAVGTDRGWVECWTVSDSGQWQSRMIAVPEGQPQQLAFSGSALMMVNGTDRVWKLDRRADQWQEFATIRSEAGLSMICVHQNRVIVAGEGSDLVTFDAETGELLWQMVEVNRRVRGVTVSPQGDRVMVATSVRPPDEARNGITIRDLTTGEEIFRLGDFSLSDTRGVAIDHTGEWLLQWGLYRTQPAVMRHHAPRTRESNDDENYDVLP from the coding sequence ATGGTTGATGAATCGAAGGGGATGCATGCCTCCGATGCACCCGATGCGGATGCTCCGCGCGGTTGGGATGCGCACGCCCGGCCGCACCAAGCCGCTGAGCCAAATTCTGCTCCATCCCGTGGTGATCCATCCAGTTCCGCTCCGTCCAGCGGCGATCCCGTGTCGGCGGATCTCCCGAATTCCGCTCCGCTGAATTCCGTGCCACCGAGTTCCGCTCCACCAAGCACGAATCTGCCCAATTCCAACGAATTCCATGCTTCTGGTGCGCTGACTGCGGGGCCGGGGGATACCGATTTGCAGCCGCCGTTTCAGACGCCGAATACCTGGCAATTGAATCCGCTGCAGTCGAATCCGTTAGCGATGGACGCGGGGAACGCGGCGTGTCAATTTCCGCCGGAAGCCATTGCCACCACGCCCTTGCCGATTACGCCGATTCGGGTGCCTCGTGTCGATTCGGATCGCCCATCGTGGTTGCCGCAAACCATTGGCCGATTCCCGATTCTGCGACTGATTGGTGAAGGGGGATTTGGCACGGTTTATCTGGCCAAAGATTTGACCTTGAATCGCGATGTGGCCGTGAAGGTGCCTCGGTTGGATCGTGGGTGGAATCCGCAATATCGCAATCGACTGATGTCGGAGGCCGAGGCGGCTGGTCGGTTGGATCATCCGGCGTTGGTGCCGATTTATGCGGTCGAAATGCTGGATGCCGATGTGCCGATCTTGATTAGCCAATATGTGCCGGGAATCACCCTGCACGATTGGATTCAGCAGCATCGCCGAGCGGGGAAATTCCCGCCGTGGGTGGAAGTCTTGGCATGTCTGGCCGAGATTGCCGATGGGTTGGCGCATGCCCATGATCGTGGTGTGATCCACTGCGATTTGAAGCCGAGCAACATTCTGTTGGAATTGGGCGATCCCCGCAAACCGCGATTGACCGATTTCGGGCTGGCCCGATTGCAGCGGGAATGCCCCAGTCAGCAAACCCAGACGGTGGAAAACAAGCAGTTGCTGGGCACGCCACCGTATATGTCTCCGGAACAGGCGCGGAATCGTCGCTTGGTGACGCGGCCTTCCGATCTATATGCCCTGGGGGTGGTGCTGTTTGAGTCGCTGTGCGGGCGGACTCCCTGGACGGAAGACGAGTTGCTGGATGAGCCGTGGCGATTGCAGGAAGAAACGGCCCCATCCATTGCCAAATATCGGCCCGATACGCCGAAAAATCTGCAATTGGTGGTCTCCCACTGTTTGGCGAAATCGCCCCAGGCCCGCTACGGCGATGCGGCGATTCTCGCGGCGGATCTGCGCAATGTGCAGCGGGGCGAACCCATTTCGTTTCAATCGCCCAGCCTTTGGCAGCATTGGCAGCGCTGGTGTCGGCGGCATCCCATGCAGGCGACAGGAATTCTGACGGCGATGCTGGTGCTGATGGGTGGCGTGCTGGCCATTGCCTGGCAGAATTCCATGCTGCAGATTCGCAATCAGCGAATTGAGGATCTCCTGGCGAAATCGGAGGCCGATGGCACTGCGCTGAAACAGCATCAGCGGGTGCTTCGGCAGCAGAACTATTCCCTGGTGATGCGGGATATTCGGGAACTGCCCGATTCCGGTCGGCGGGCGGAGTTGCTTCGCGGGTTGAAGCAGTTGATCCCCGTGGATGGCGAAGTGGATCTGCGCGGGTTTGAATGGTTCTATCTGCGGCATTTGGCCCAAGCGCCGCAACGGGTGCTGACGGGGCATCGTGGCGATGTCTACGGCGTGCATTTCTCGCCGGATGGCAAGCTGCTGCTGAGTCGGGGGAAGGATGGCACGTTGCGATTCTGGGACCCGGAACGCGGAGTCCCACTGCGCGAGCCGCTCATCGCCCATCGCGCGGAAGTCAACGATATTGCCTGGACCGAAGATGGCCGACAGTTCGCCACCTGTAGCGATGCGGGTGAGGTGCGCTTGTGGGATCGAGAGACCGGCCAACTTTTGGCGGAATGTGCCGTCCCCGATTCCATGGTGTATAGCGTCGCGTTTCTGGTCGATTCCGAGCAGATTGTCTTCGCGGATAATCGCACGCGGATTCGCCATTGGAACCGCAAAACCGGCACTGTTTCTGAGGTTTCCACGGATGCCAATTCGATCTCGGTGGTGCGCTATGCTCGGGAAGCGGCCAACATTCAGAATGTGTTTGTGCTGGCCGATGATGCCCGGATTCAACGCTATCGGCTGACCTGGAATCACGCCACGCAGCGGTTGCATGCCGAGCGACAAGAAGTCTGGAACGATGATAAGCAGCGCAATCTGACCCCGCTGAATTCGCCCAATCGCGTGATTACCTCCGGGCCGGGGCCAGGTCCGCTGTGGCTGCATGATTTCGCCAGCAAGCAGCGCATCGCCCTGGCGGAATATCTGCGGATCGGAAATTGGGATTCGCACCTGCTCGCCCCGGATCAGGTGAGTATGTACATCGGCAATCGCAACGGCACGATTCGTCGATTAACGCTGGATACGATGGCGTCCACGGCCATGTGGAATGTCGTGGATGGGCGCATTTGGTCGCTGGCGATTGATCCCAATAGTCGGTATCTGGCGGTGGCTTGTTCCAATGGCACGGTGCAACTTTGGGATCCGCAGCGATTGGTCGATGCCGATGCGATTTGGCCCAATCGCCCGTATCGGCCGACGATTGATTGGGGCGGAATTCTGGGCAGCGGAATCGAACCCGTTCGGCATCTGTTGCCCAAACGCCCGGCGGAAATTCCTCGGGTGCAAACGGTGCCGGGCCAGTCGTCCATGCTGGTGCAGGTGCGGGAACGCTATACCAAGTCGGAACGGGATTCGGGCGATGTCGATCCGGATTCGACCTCGAATCACCGCTTGCAGTTGTGGGATATTCATCCGCCGCGGCTGCGCAATTGGATCGACCTGCCGCCGGAAATCGTGCAAGACGCAGAGAAGCCGCATTGGGCCGTGTTGCCCCGCGGAAACGGGCTGGTGCAAGTGGAATCGGAATCCGGTCGCTTGCTCTTTCGCAGTCTCCCCGATTTCGCCGTGACGGACGAAGTGGCGACGCGCTTCCCGGCCAGCCAATACGGACTGCGAACCGGGCCGATTGTTGTCTCAGATTCAGTGGTTTCATGGATGCCGGTCGGACGTCCCGAAGCGATGATTGCCGTGGGGACCGATCGTGGGTGGGTCGAATGCTGGACGGTGTCGGATTCCGGGCAGTGGCAATCGCGGATGATCGCCGTTCCCGAAGGCCAGCCGCAGCAACTCGCCTTTTCCGGGTCGGCACTGATGATGGTCAACGGCACCGATCGCGTGTGGAAGCTCGATCGGCGAGCGGATCAGTGGCAGGAATTCGCCACGATTCGCAGCGAGGCGGGGCTATCGATGATCTGCGTGCATCAGAATCGCGTGATTGTCGCCGGGGAAGGATCGGATCTGGTGACGTTCGATGCCGAAACCGGGGAATTGCTCTGGCAGATGGTGGAGGTCAACCGACGGGTGCGCGGCGTGACCGTGTCGCCCCAGGGAGACCGAGTCATGGTCGCAACCAGTGTGCGCCCACCGGATGAAGCCCGAAATGGCATCACCATCCGCGATTTGACTACCGGCGAAGAAATCTTCCGACTCGGCGATTTTAGCCTCAGCGATACCCGTGGCGTTGCCATCGACCACACCGGCGAATGGCTGCTCCAATGGGGGCTCTATCGCACCCAGCCCGCCGTCATGCGCCATCACGCGCCCCGCACCCGCGAATCGAATGATGACGAAAACTACGACGTGCTGCCGTAA
- a CDS encoding carboxypeptidase-like regulatory domain-containing protein: MQPIAFVSDEMFAALEGVALEFRSVQGHRFAAVSTASGAVLLELPAGEYSVALAKAGFGSKRVTVTVSPGQPPLQFRLLRDGLLGYAWPKWVQGDERVQFRVHSTEAYKLSLWRYGLQKEFVQNVGWYDNHGPRASMQIVPDGFFAETGVRWKAGHGVHGQTIVAPNRSGLYYFHAETAHGEFFSFPLVVAPKSPTAKIAVLASTNTWNAYNPFGGRSNYILASCMPQEPIVNSQQDLPRYRSADYGEWKSGPSFDPLSFDRPEPYNHIPESVHSTDLIEGRQACHLAEAEWRLLAWLEREDFAYDFYSDAQLHDGTLDLSQYRVLVISTHPEYWSVPMFRKLRSWVFEQGGRLMYLGGNGLNCAVEFVDDGRAMVCLNSWPADRESRMHAVEASEASVLGVVYTDAGAMTAAPYQVLEPGHWVFAGTGLEAGDLFGEHILAQRYSGGASGHETDKTTPHTPPGVTILARGLNPDNGGAEMVCFETPSGGQVFSVGSITYPTGLLIDAITTQMTRNVLQRFLAD, encoded by the coding sequence ATGCAGCCGATTGCCTTTGTTAGCGATGAAATGTTTGCCGCTCTGGAAGGGGTGGCATTGGAATTTCGTTCGGTACAAGGGCATCGGTTCGCTGCCGTGTCCACCGCATCCGGAGCCGTCCTGCTCGAACTTCCCGCCGGGGAATATTCCGTGGCGTTGGCGAAGGCGGGATTCGGCTCCAAGCGCGTGACGGTGACCGTGTCGCCGGGCCAACCCCCGTTGCAATTCCGATTGCTGCGCGATGGGTTGCTCGGCTACGCCTGGCCCAAATGGGTGCAGGGCGACGAGCGAGTGCAATTTCGCGTGCATAGCACCGAGGCGTACAAACTTTCGCTGTGGCGATACGGGCTGCAAAAGGAATTTGTGCAAAATGTGGGCTGGTACGACAACCACGGCCCACGAGCATCGATGCAGATTGTCCCCGATGGTTTCTTTGCCGAAACCGGCGTCCGCTGGAAGGCGGGGCATGGGGTCCACGGGCAGACGATTGTGGCTCCGAATCGGTCGGGGTTGTATTACTTTCACGCGGAGACGGCCCACGGGGAATTCTTCAGTTTCCCGCTCGTGGTCGCCCCGAAATCGCCCACCGCCAAGATTGCCGTGCTGGCCAGCACCAATACCTGGAATGCGTACAATCCCTTCGGTGGTCGAAGCAATTACATCCTGGCGAGCTGCATGCCGCAGGAGCCGATTGTCAATTCGCAGCAAGATTTGCCCCGCTACCGCAGTGCCGATTACGGCGAATGGAAATCGGGACCGTCGTTTGATCCCCTGTCATTCGATCGGCCGGAACCGTACAACCACATCCCCGAATCGGTGCATTCCACGGATCTGATCGAAGGTCGGCAGGCGTGCCACCTCGCCGAGGCCGAGTGGCGATTGCTCGCCTGGTTGGAGCGCGAAGATTTCGCCTACGATTTCTACAGCGATGCCCAATTGCATGATGGCACGCTGGACTTGAGCCAATATCGTGTGCTGGTCATTTCCACGCACCCGGAATACTGGAGCGTGCCCATGTTTCGCAAACTGCGATCGTGGGTGTTCGAGCAGGGCGGGCGGCTGATGTACCTGGGGGGCAACGGCCTGAATTGCGCTGTGGAATTCGTCGATGATGGTCGGGCGATGGTTTGTCTGAATTCCTGGCCTGCGGATCGAGAAAGCCGCATGCACGCCGTCGAGGCAAGCGAAGCCAGCGTGTTGGGGGTGGTCTACACCGATGCCGGTGCGATGACGGCGGCCCCGTATCAGGTGCTGGAACCGGGGCATTGGGTCTTCGCGGGCACCGGCCTGGAAGCGGGCGACCTGTTCGGCGAGCATATTCTGGCCCAGCGCTACAGCGGCGGCGCCAGCGGCCACGAGACCGACAAAACCACGCCGCACACCCCGCCCGGCGTCACCATTCTGGCCCGCGGATTGAACCCCGACAACGGCGGCGCGGAAATGGTCTGCTTCGAGACACCCAGTGGCGGACAGGTCTTTTCGGTGGGATCGATCACCTATCCGACCGGTTTACTCATTGATGCCATCACGACCCAGATGACCCGCAACGTGCTCCAGCGCTTCCTGGCAGACTGA
- a CDS encoding (2Fe-2S) ferredoxin domain-containing protein produces the protein MSESTDPKLAEIANKLCIGSFYRHVLLCIGETCCDSETGNAAWELLKRLLKDHQLSLSTAPGACYRTKVGCLRVCIQGPILVVYPEGTWYANMTVERIPRFVQEHLIEGREIPEWIFARNPLPLVQESAPRIELPRSDG, from the coding sequence ATGAGCGAATCAACTGATCCGAAATTGGCAGAAATCGCCAACAAACTCTGCATTGGCTCGTTCTATCGGCATGTGTTGCTTTGTATTGGCGAGACTTGCTGCGATTCCGAGACGGGGAACGCCGCCTGGGAATTGCTCAAGCGATTGCTGAAAGATCATCAACTCTCGTTGTCCACCGCACCGGGCGCGTGTTATCGCACCAAGGTCGGCTGTTTGCGGGTCTGTATTCAGGGGCCAATCCTGGTGGTCTACCCCGAAGGAACGTGGTACGCCAACATGACCGTGGAGCGCATTCCACGCTTCGTGCAGGAACACCTGATCGAAGGCCGTGAGATTCCCGAGTGGATTTTCGCTCGCAATCCGCTGCCGTTGGTCCAAGAATCCGCACCGCGAATCGAGTTACCTCGCAGCGATGGATGA
- a CDS encoding CoA-binding protein, with the protein MAQPTIAIIGASADRAKFSNKAIRAYLKAGYTVYPVHPTATTIEGLTVYPNVAALPVSQLDRASLYLPPAIGVTVLPDLAKLQIGELYLNPGADGPEVIAKAQELGLNALQACSLIAAGFHDDPDA; encoded by the coding sequence ATGGCCCAACCCACGATTGCCATCATCGGTGCCAGCGCCGACCGTGCCAAATTCAGCAACAAAGCGATTCGCGCCTACCTGAAAGCGGGCTACACCGTCTACCCGGTCCATCCCACCGCCACAACCATCGAAGGCTTGACCGTTTATCCCAATGTTGCCGCCTTGCCGGTCTCGCAACTCGATCGCGCCAGTTTGTATCTGCCGCCGGCCATCGGTGTGACCGTGCTGCCCGACCTGGCCAAGCTGCAAATCGGCGAACTCTATCTCAACCCCGGCGCAGATGGGCCGGAAGTCATTGCCAAAGCGCAGGAACTGGGCCTGAACGCCCTGCAAGCGTGCAGCCTGATTGCGGCTGGCTTCCATGACGATCCCGACGCCTGA
- a CDS encoding tetratricopeptide repeat protein, with the protein MPELPDALYAQIRALCEQGDELEEEDQFAESIACFQKAWQLLPEPRWSWDAGLWILGALGDVYFLNEDFAEAATALREAMQHYPEAPDNPFLCLRLGQCLAELGELEEARQWLTSALETEGEEIFEGEDPRYLDLARDGTFPEFDETESD; encoded by the coding sequence ATGCCTGAATTGCCGGATGCCTTGTATGCTCAAATTCGTGCCCTGTGTGAACAAGGGGATGAACTCGAAGAAGAAGATCAGTTTGCGGAGTCGATTGCCTGCTTTCAGAAAGCCTGGCAACTGCTCCCGGAGCCGCGATGGAGTTGGGATGCGGGGCTGTGGATTTTGGGTGCGTTGGGTGATGTCTATTTCTTGAACGAAGATTTTGCCGAAGCCGCCACCGCCCTGCGGGAAGCGATGCAACATTATCCCGAAGCTCCGGATAACCCGTTTCTCTGCTTGCGGTTAGGGCAATGCCTGGCCGAGTTGGGCGAACTCGAAGAAGCCCGCCAATGGTTGACCAGCGCCTTGGAGACCGAAGGCGAAGAAATCTTTGAAGGGGAAGATCCCCGCTATTTGGATTTGGCCCGCGATGGGACATTTCCCGAATTTGACGAGACGGAATCCGATTGA
- the recD2 gene encoding SF1B family DNA helicase RecD2, with translation MSETISGSIERITFHSVESGYAVLRVKVSGRRDLLTVVGTISSVVAGEYIQATGQWVTDREHGIQFKAESLITTPPHTIEGIVKYLSSGLVRGIGPHYAKKIVEVFGDRTLQVIDESPTHLSEIKGIGPRRLQQIRQSWEEQKGVRSIMLFLKSHGVGTARAVRIYKTYGDQAVELVRANPYRLTTDIWGVGFKIADELARSLGLPANSVMRARAAIRFILQELSASGNVGSPEPLVIEKVIELTDIDEPMIRDAIDECVLEKEIVREIPPREALALAGSDPWLFLTPLHLAETNVARLLVRLNRGAHPLANEDAATLIAGIEAKMGITLAKTQRLAIEASLQEKLLVITGGPGVGKTTIVRGIIEIFNAKRQRIVLCAPTGRAAKRLSESTGQEAKTIHRLLEFDPTNGGFKKSADEPIEADLLVMDEASMVDIVLLNQLLRAVPPWACVVLVGDVDQLPSVGPGTVLADLIHSGQIPVVRLTEIFRQAEQSWIVRAAHAINSGEEPQSAPAGQGDFYFVEAREPEQVLERIVMMVRERIPSRFGLDPLVDVQVLAPMNRTELGVRNLNSVLQAALNPESPQRKEVQRYGQTFRVGDKVIQTQNNYQKEVFNGDIGRIQSIDEVGQEVEIHFEGRPVVYEFNELDEVSLAYAISVHKSQGSEYPAVVIPVHTQHYIMLQRNLFYTGVTRGKRLVVLVGSRYALRQAVNNAEIRNRCTLLRWRIQALAHAADASDARIDSGQRGRV, from the coding sequence ATGTCCGAGACGATCAGCGGCAGCATCGAACGCATCACCTTTCACAGCGTGGAATCGGGATATGCGGTGCTGCGCGTGAAAGTTTCGGGGCGGCGTGATCTGCTCACCGTCGTCGGCACCATTTCCAGCGTGGTGGCCGGGGAATACATCCAGGCCACCGGGCAATGGGTGACCGATCGCGAGCACGGGATTCAATTCAAAGCCGAATCACTCATCACCACGCCGCCGCACACCATCGAAGGCATCGTCAAATATCTCAGTTCCGGGCTGGTCCGCGGCATCGGGCCGCATTACGCGAAGAAGATCGTCGAAGTATTCGGCGACCGCACCTTGCAAGTGATTGACGAATCGCCCACCCATCTCAGCGAAATCAAAGGCATTGGCCCGCGACGCCTTCAGCAGATTCGCCAATCGTGGGAAGAACAAAAGGGCGTGCGGTCGATCATGCTGTTTCTGAAATCGCACGGGGTGGGGACGGCCCGCGCGGTGCGGATTTACAAAACCTATGGCGATCAAGCGGTGGAGCTGGTGCGGGCGAATCCGTATCGGCTGACCACCGATATTTGGGGCGTGGGCTTCAAAATTGCGGATGAATTGGCGCGCAGTCTGGGACTGCCCGCGAATTCGGTGATGCGGGCGCGGGCGGCGATCCGCTTCATCTTGCAGGAGCTTTCCGCGTCGGGGAATGTCGGTTCGCCGGAGCCGTTGGTCATCGAGAAAGTCATCGAATTGACGGATATCGATGAGCCGATGATCCGCGACGCCATAGATGAATGTGTGCTGGAAAAAGAGATTGTCCGCGAGATTCCGCCTCGGGAAGCGTTGGCGCTGGCCGGGAGCGATCCGTGGCTGTTTCTGACGCCGTTGCATCTGGCGGAAACCAACGTCGCGCGGCTGCTGGTGCGGCTGAATCGGGGCGCGCATCCGCTGGCGAATGAAGATGCCGCCACGCTGATTGCCGGCATTGAAGCGAAAATGGGCATCACGCTGGCCAAGACGCAGCGCTTGGCGATCGAGGCATCGCTTCAGGAAAAATTGCTGGTCATCACCGGCGGACCCGGCGTGGGGAAGACCACCATCGTTCGCGGCATCATCGAAATTTTCAACGCCAAGCGGCAGCGCATTGTGCTGTGTGCCCCGACGGGGCGAGCCGCGAAGCGACTCAGCGAATCGACCGGGCAGGAAGCGAAGACCATCCATCGACTGTTGGAGTTCGATCCGACCAATGGCGGATTCAAAAAGTCTGCCGATGAGCCAATCGAGGCCGATCTGCTGGTGATGGACGAAGCCTCCATGGTGGATATTGTGCTGCTGAATCAACTGCTGCGTGCGGTGCCGCCTTGGGCGTGTGTGGTGCTGGTGGGAGATGTCGATCAGTTGCCATCGGTCGGGCCGGGGACGGTGCTGGCCGACCTGATCCACTCGGGGCAAATTCCGGTGGTGCGGCTGACCGAGATTTTTCGCCAGGCGGAACAGTCGTGGATTGTGCGGGCTGCCCATGCGATCAATTCGGGCGAGGAGCCGCAATCGGCCCCAGCCGGGCAGGGCGATTTCTACTTCGTGGAGGCCCGCGAACCGGAGCAGGTGCTGGAGCGCATCGTCATGATGGTGCGGGAGCGGATTCCGTCTCGATTCGGGCTGGATCCGCTGGTGGATGTGCAGGTGTTGGCCCCGATGAACCGCACCGAATTGGGCGTGCGCAACCTCAACAGCGTCTTGCAGGCTGCGCTCAACCCGGAATCGCCCCAGCGCAAAGAGGTGCAGCGCTACGGCCAGACCTTCCGCGTTGGCGACAAGGTGATTCAAACGCAAAATAACTATCAGAAAGAAGTCTTCAACGGCGACATTGGTCGCATTCAAAGCATTGATGAGGTTGGCCAAGAGGTGGAGATCCACTTCGAAGGGCGACCGGTGGTGTACGAATTCAACGAACTGGATGAAGTGTCGTTGGCTTACGCCATTAGCGTGCACAAATCCCAAGGTTCGGAATACCCCGCGGTGGTGATTCCGGTGCATACGCAGCATTACATCATGCTGCAACGGAATTTGTTCTACACCGGCGTGACGCGCGGCAAGCGCTTGGTGGTGCTGGTTGGCTCGCGATACGCCTTGCGACAAGCGGTGAACAATGCCGAGATTCGCAATCGCTGCACGCTGCTGCGCTGGCGAATTCAGGCGCTGGCCCATGCGGCGGATGCCAGCGATGCGCGAATCGATTCCGGGCAGCGGGGGCGAGTCTAA
- the csrA gene encoding carbon storage regulator CsrA, with protein sequence MLVLSRKKNESIVVNDDIIITVVEIRGDKVRLGIVAPKDVPVHRQEVFEAIQSTQTTRTQEPPAAATHPTE encoded by the coding sequence ATGCTGGTACTGTCCAGAAAAAAAAATGAGTCGATCGTCGTCAACGATGACATCATCATCACCGTTGTCGAAATCCGAGGGGACAAAGTCCGCCTCGGAATCGTCGCCCCCAAAGATGTCCCGGTCCATCGCCAGGAAGTCTTCGAGGCCATCCAATCGACGCAAACCACTCGAACCCAAGAGCCGCCGGCTGCCGCAACGCATCCCACGGAATAA
- the tpx gene encoding thiol peroxidase: protein METRAAAVTFKGDPKALVGSAVQVGQPAPDFKCLDGLAPVTLADTPAKPRLFSVVPSLDTPVCSRQTKTFEEGLAALGDKVACYTVSLDLPFAQKRFCAAEGVANMKTLSDVHNHSFGKGYGVLLEGLPLSLLTRAVFVVDAAGKVTYVEYVPEVTSDPNYTDALEALKKLV, encoded by the coding sequence ATGGAAACCCGCGCCGCTGCTGTGACTTTCAAGGGTGACCCGAAAGCATTGGTTGGTTCCGCTGTGCAAGTGGGGCAACCCGCTCCCGATTTCAAGTGCCTGGATGGATTGGCCCCGGTGACCCTGGCCGACACCCCCGCCAAGCCCCGCCTGTTCAGCGTGGTGCCGTCGTTGGATACCCCCGTTTGCAGCCGCCAGACCAAGACGTTTGAAGAAGGTCTCGCAGCACTGGGCGACAAGGTCGCTTGCTACACCGTCAGCCTCGATCTGCCGTTCGCTCAAAAGCGATTCTGCGCCGCGGAAGGCGTGGCCAACATGAAGACGCTCTCCGATGTCCACAATCACTCGTTTGGCAAAGGCTATGGCGTGCTGCTGGAAGGGCTGCCGCTGTCGCTGCTGACCCGCGCGGTGTTCGTCGTCGATGCCGCTGGCAAAGTGACCTACGTGGAATATGTGCCGGAAGTGACTTCGGACCCCAACTATACCGACGCCCTGGAAGCCCTGAAGAAATTGGTGTGA